GGTCGGGCAGGTTGTTTTGCACGATGATGTCGAGTTGGGTGCCTGCGTGACGATTGATCGGGCCGCTCTCGGGGCGACGGTGATCGGGCGGGGCACCAAGATAGACAACCTCGTTCAGATCGCCCACAACGTGACCGTGGGCGAACACTGCATCATCGTGTCACAGGTGGGTGTCGCCGGAAGCACCAAGATCGGCAGCTACGTCACCATTGCCGGCCAGGCCGGAATTGCCGGCCATTTGCGCATCGGCGACCGCGTCACCGTCGGGGCCAAGGCCGGCGTGATGAACCACATCCCCGAGGGCCAGAGCTGGCTCGGAGCCCCGGCACGCCCGGATCGCGATGGGAAACGGCAGATGATCGCGATCGAGCGTCTCCCGGATCTGCTGCGCCGGGTGCAGGAACTGGAACGGGCCATGAGTCGCGTCACAAGCAGCCCGCCTGAAGCCTCCTGAGTCACCGCAGGCGTCGCGTCCCGTGCCGGGTTGTGTCATGATCCCCGGGTCATGACGGGAATGGGCGGGCGCCGTGTGCTGGTCGGAATGAGTGGCGGGGTGGATTCCTCGGCCACGGCGGCCCTGTTGCTGGCGGCGGGCTGGGAGGTCGTCGGGGTCACCCTGAAGCTGTGGCCCCAGGACTGCGCAAGCCGCGCGGAGGACAAGTGCTGCGGCCCTCAGGCGGTGATGGACGCCCGAAGCGTCTGCGCACGCCTCGGCATTCCGTACTATCTCGTGGACGAATCCGACCTCTTCCAGAAGGCGGTGATCGGCTATTTCGCGCAGGAATACCGGGCCGGGCGCACCCCCAATCCCTGCGTGATGTGCAACCAGCACCTCAAGTTCGGGGTCCTCCTCGACCGGGCGCGCCAGTTGGGTTGCGACCATATTGCGACCGGCCATTTCGCACGACTGGAGACCGATCCGGTGTCCGGCCGGACCCTGCTGTACCGGGGCCGGGACCGCCGCAAGGATCAGAGCTACTTCCTGTTCAGCCTGCGGCAGGACCAACTCGCCCGGGCCGTGTTTCCGCTGGGGGAGCGCACCAAGTCCGAGACCCGCGACGTGGCGCGCGCGTGCGCCCTGCGGACGGCGGACAAGCAGGAAAGCATGGAAATCTGCTTCGTACCGGACAACGACTACGGGAAATTCCTGCGGGACGCGGGGCTGGTGAGCCCGCATCGCGGCGAGATCGTGGATACGGCCGGGCGCACCCTCGGGGAGCATGCGGGCATCGAGTTCTACACCGTCGGACAGCGGCGCGGCCTTGGGCTTTCCGGCGCCCGGCCGCTCTATGTGGTCCGGTTGGATGCCGCCCGAAACCAGGTCGTCGTGGGACCGGAGGAGGATCTGGGACGGACGGAGTTCGAGGTGAAGGACTGCAACTGGATTGCCTGGGAGGTCCCACCCGCAGCGATCGAGTGTGTGGCGAGAATTCGCTACAACCATCCTGGGGTGGGTGCCCGGGTTCTGCCCGGGCCGGACGGCGGAGCCACCGTCCGCTTGCACGAGCCGGCGCGGGCGGTGACGCCCGGACAGGCTTGTGTCTTTTACGGCGGGGATGGTGACGACCAGGTGCTGGGAGGTGGATGGATCCGCACGTCGCCGCCGGGGTGACGGCCGCGTGGGGCAACACCTTCCGGGGTGGAAGCGCCTCCCGGCTTCCCGACTACTTCGTTTCCTCCTTGGCCTCAGCCGGCTTTTCGGTGGACTCGGCCGCCGCCATCACCAGCAGCTCCGCTCCGGTGTTGACGTACAGGCCCGGTAGCGCCTCCTGAAGGCGGGTGGCCCCTTCGGGCGTCACCTGGGTTTGCCACACGTACAGGGCGCGCAGGTGCTTGAGCCCGGTGAGGTGTGCCAGTCCGGCGTCGCTGACCTGAGTGCCGTACAGGTTGAGCGTCACGAGGTTGGTCAGCCCCTTGACGTGGGTGAGTCCGGCATCGGTCAGTGCCGTCAGCGGGGCCTGAAGATTTTGCAGGTGCCCGAGGCCGGCGATGACCGCAAGCCCGGCGTCGGTCACCCGGGTGGTTCCAAGGTTCAGTTCAACGAGGCTGGCGATGTCCCTGAGAGGCACGAGGACCTCGTCCGTGATGTTGGTGCCGGCCAGGCGAAAATTGGCTTCACGCCACGGGATGTTCTGGGCCAGGGGCCGAACCTCAACCCCCGATTTGGCAATCGTGGCGATGGCGGCGGCCTCGCCGGCGCCCGGCGCGAAGTCCCTGGGAAGTTCGGGGAGCGGGGGCGGGGGCGGCCCCTTCCGGACAGGGACCGCGCTCACCGCTGCAGCAGACTTTTCCGGAGCGATCACCAGGCCCTCGGGCCATTTCGCGCCGTCGTTGATCCATTCCTTCAACAGGTTGATCTGTTCCGGCGTCAAGCCATCGCCTTCGGGTGGCATCCGGTCGTCGTCCTCCTTGGGCAGGGACACCCGTTTGATCAGTTCGCTGGCCGCGGCATCTCCCGCCATCAGTGCCGGCCCCCCTTTGCCCCCCTTGAGGACCACCTCCAGGGAATCGAGGCGCAGCTTTCCCTTCTGTTTGTCGGCCCCGTGACATTCGACACACTGCGACTGCAGGATGGGCACGATCTCCTTCTCGAAATCTGGCGCCGCCTGGACGGAGGCGGCAACGACGACCAGGACGGCCACACCGGCGATTGTCGTGGAAGGGATTTTCATCATGGGACCATTTCAGCGGAAGCCCGGCGGCACGGCCAGATTTTTCATCACCCGCCGTCTCGATTCGCGGCATTCCAGGGATCCAAAACGGTCGCTGGCATTTTGTCGCAGTCCGTGCGACCACGTCGGAAACACCAGCGACTTCCCTCATGAAACTGCTTTGCGGCACGGATTTCAGCCCCAACGCGGCGGAGGCGGCCACGACGGCGGCCTTGCTGGCCGGACGCTTTGGAGATGACCTGATCCTGGTGCATGCGTGTGCTCCACCGGTGGACGACGGTCTCACGCCCGACATCTGGGCGCCGGTGGAGAAGGCACTCCGCGGGCAACTCGATGCGCAGGCGGCGTCCCTTGCTGCGTTTGCAGTGCCGGTCGAGACCCGGTTGGAGCCGGGGCATCCGGTCTCCGTCCTGGAGCGGATGGTCCGGCCCGGACGCACCCGGATGATCGTCCTGTCATCGGTTGGCCGGGTCGCCCTGGCGCGAGTGTTGCTCGGGAGCACGGCCGACCGGATCGCCGAATCCGCTGCCGCGCCCACCTTGGTGGTGCGCAGCACCATCCCGTTCCGGGAATGGGCGGATGGGAAGCGTCCGCTGCGGATTTTTGTCGCGACCGATGGATCGGCTGCGAGTGATACCGCGCTGGCCTTCGTGCGGGATTGGGCCGCCGTGGGGGCGGTTCGTGTGATGCTGGGGTATGTCGCCGAGGCCAGCGAGGACGGGACGCCAAAAGCAATCCCGGGTGTCGCCGAGGCGGAATCCACACGGCAGATCCTGGAGCGGGACTTGACGGAGCGCGCCCGATTGATTCTGGGGGACACTCCCTTTGATGTGGAAGTCGTGCTGGCGCCGGTGGGGCCTCCCGCGGTCCTGATCGAGCTGGCGAAGGAACACCGTGCCGACCTGATGGTGACCGGCACCCACCAGCGCCACGGCGTCCGGCGCCTCTGGCATCGTTCCGTGTCACGCGCCCTGCTGTCCGACAGCCCGATGAGCGTCGCGGTGGTTCCCGTGGAGTCCGGGGGCGCTCCGGGGCCGATCCCGGTGCTGGAGCGGGTACTGGTGTCCACCGACCTGTCGCCTCTCGGCAACCGCGCCATTGCCACCGCCTGTTCCCTGCTGCCGAAGGGAGGCACGTTGCGCGTCGTGCATGCGCTGCCCGCGGGGGGGGGCCGGCGGTCAGCCCCACTGTCCCCGGGTGAGCACGAGTCCCGGATTCGCCACCTCAAGTCCCTCCTGATGCGCCTGGTGCCATGCGAGGCCGCATCCAAGGCGATTCTGGTTCAGCCCGTCATCCTGGAGGCCGATCAGGTTGCCGAGGCCCTCCTCGCCGAGGCCCTTCGGTTTGGGGCACATGCCATCTGCCTCAGCAGCCACGGGCGGAGCGCCGCGATGAGCGTCCTGCTGGGGTCCGTCGCGCAGACGGTCATGAGGAACAGCCCGGTGCCCGTGCATCTGGTGCCATCCCCGAAGGCCTGACTCCGGAGCCTCATGCCGACGGAACCGTCAGCAACGGGCATTTTGCCCCGCGCAGCACGCGCTCCGTGGTCGTGCCGCGGATTGCATCGAGGAACCCGTGTCGCCCACGGGTGCCCATCACGATCAAGTCCGCCTCCCGTTCGTCACTGACCTCCAGGATCGTGTCCACCACATCCCCGGTCACCGTGACA
Above is a genomic segment from Verrucomicrobiia bacterium containing:
- the mnmA gene encoding tRNA 2-thiouridine(34) synthase MnmA gives rise to the protein MTGMGGRRVLVGMSGGVDSSATAALLLAAGWEVVGVTLKLWPQDCASRAEDKCCGPQAVMDARSVCARLGIPYYLVDESDLFQKAVIGYFAQEYRAGRTPNPCVMCNQHLKFGVLLDRARQLGCDHIATGHFARLETDPVSGRTLLYRGRDRRKDQSYFLFSLRQDQLARAVFPLGERTKSETRDVARACALRTADKQESMEICFVPDNDYGKFLRDAGLVSPHRGEIVDTAGRTLGEHAGIEFYTVGQRRGLGLSGARPLYVVRLDAARNQVVVGPEEDLGRTEFEVKDCNWIAWEVPPAAIECVARIRYNHPGVGARVLPGPDGGATVRLHEPARAVTPGQACVFYGGDGDDQVLGGGWIRTSPPG
- a CDS encoding universal stress protein; translated protein: MKLLCGTDFSPNAAEAATTAALLAGRFGDDLILVHACAPPVDDGLTPDIWAPVEKALRGQLDAQAASLAAFAVPVETRLEPGHPVSVLERMVRPGRTRMIVLSSVGRVALARVLLGSTADRIAESAAAPTLVVRSTIPFREWADGKRPLRIFVATDGSAASDTALAFVRDWAAVGAVRVMLGYVAEASEDGTPKAIPGVAEAESTRQILERDLTERARLILGDTPFDVEVVLAPVGPPAVLIELAKEHRADLMVTGTHQRHGVRRLWHRSVSRALLSDSPMSVAVVPVESGGAPGPIPVLERVLVSTDLSPLGNRAIATACSLLPKGGTLRVVHALPAGGGRRSAPLSPGEHESRIRHLKSLLMRLVPCEAASKAILVQPVILEADQVAEALLAEALRFGAHAICLSSHGRSAAMSVLLGSVAQTVMRNSPVPVHLVPSPKA